The Acropora muricata isolate sample 2 chromosome 5, ASM3666990v1, whole genome shotgun sequence genome includes a window with the following:
- the LOC136916977 gene encoding uncharacterized protein isoform X1 produces MKVLVLVATILCILEVTEGSDPCKSYKVLAEADRERKYNQDSGKSDVNDLKADDWYRFSDKAGFRLSNRKKIDECQPGIQCGTSSPGFMIGYNPVREGRTRKRKVCFSQGGNCCAHQVKVKTKRCPGGFLVYMLPAVPTGNGRYCGHARRTKPTKPASTTKPATTTPVHTGEDQAHPGQSCKVIKTENPLGGSGLYWINPDGGKVFQAYCDQEFDGGGWTLVYSYNFTNYRNFASGTNAVWPRPSWPANGDIPESKITPLSETEPGAMDFKLWKLIGHQFMVKSNINHWIVCTEGEGSLVEYKKGSLNCRVVKIIAAACQNVAPDEIRLLTKEAAGNYGPHLWNTKSPTWLKTYYYWESSTQSGNWPTHDPCGQNGLSHVKNVQNPHGNIYIR; encoded by the exons ATGAAGGTTCTCGTCTTAGTTGCCACAATTTTGTGCATCTTGGAAGTTACTGAAGGTA GTGACCCTTGTAAGTCGTACAAAGTACTCGCCGAGGCTGACCGAGAGCGGAAATACAATCAAGACTCAGGAAAAAGCGACGTAAACGATTTAAAGGCAGACGACTGGTATCGTTTTTCCGATAAAGCAGGATTTAGATTGTCAAACAG GAAAAAGATAGATGAATGCCAACCAGGAATTCAGTGTGGTACTAGTTCTCCAGGTTTTATGATCGGGTATAATCCCGTAAGGGAAGGAAGGACTCGCAAAAGGAAAGTATGTTTTTCTCAAGGCGGAAACTGCTGTGCTCACCAAGTCAAAGTCAAAACAAAACGTTGTCCAGGTGGATTTCTTGTGTACATGCTGCCCGCTGTGCCAACTGGGAATGGCCGTTATTGTGGCCATGCGA GACGGACAAAACCTACCAAACCTGCATCTACCACCAAGCCAGCTACCACTACACCGGTGCATACTGGTGAAGACCAAGCTCATCCTGGCCAGTCATGCAAGGTTATCAAAACTGAAAACCCTCTCGGTGGGTCTGGACTATATTGGATTAATCCGGACGGAGGAAAGGTATTCCAAGCGTATTGCGATCAAGAATTTGATGGTGGTGGATGGACACTGGTATACAGTTACAACTTCACAAATTATCG GAATTTTGCAAGTGGAACTAATGCAGTTTGGCCACGTCCATCGTGGCCTGCCAATGGTGACATCCCAGAGAGCAAGATTACACCGTTAAGTGAAACGGAGCCTGGAGCAATGGACTTCAAGCTATGGAAACTTATTGGGCACCAATTCATGGTGAAGTCTAATATAAACCACTGGATCGTATGTACTGAAGGAGAGGGAAGCTTAGTGGAATATAAGAAAGGAAGTCTTAACTGCCGCGTCGTAAAAATCATCGCCGCTGCCTGTCAAAATGTGGCACCAGATGAGATTCGCTTGCTAACCAAAGAAGCAGCTGGCAATTATGGTCCTCATCTATGGAACACAAAGAGTCCAACGTGGTTGAAGACCTACTACTACTGGGAGAGTTCTACTCAGAGTGGAAACTGGCCAACACACGACCCTTGCGGACAAAATGGCTTGTCACATGTCAAGAACGTGCAAAATCCTCATGGGAATATATACATTCGTTGA
- the LOC136916977 gene encoding uncharacterized protein isoform X2 — translation MKVLVLVATILCILEVTEGDPCKSYKVLAEADRERKYNQDSGKSDVNDLKADDWYRFSDKAGFRLSNRKKIDECQPGIQCGTSSPGFMIGYNPVREGRTRKRKVCFSQGGNCCAHQVKVKTKRCPGGFLVYMLPAVPTGNGRYCGHARRTKPTKPASTTKPATTTPVHTGEDQAHPGQSCKVIKTENPLGGSGLYWINPDGGKVFQAYCDQEFDGGGWTLVYSYNFTNYRNFASGTNAVWPRPSWPANGDIPESKITPLSETEPGAMDFKLWKLIGHQFMVKSNINHWIVCTEGEGSLVEYKKGSLNCRVVKIIAAACQNVAPDEIRLLTKEAAGNYGPHLWNTKSPTWLKTYYYWESSTQSGNWPTHDPCGQNGLSHVKNVQNPHGNIYIR, via the exons ATGAAGGTTCTCGTCTTAGTTGCCACAATTTTGTGCATCTTGGAAGTTACTGAAG GTGACCCTTGTAAGTCGTACAAAGTACTCGCCGAGGCTGACCGAGAGCGGAAATACAATCAAGACTCAGGAAAAAGCGACGTAAACGATTTAAAGGCAGACGACTGGTATCGTTTTTCCGATAAAGCAGGATTTAGATTGTCAAACAG GAAAAAGATAGATGAATGCCAACCAGGAATTCAGTGTGGTACTAGTTCTCCAGGTTTTATGATCGGGTATAATCCCGTAAGGGAAGGAAGGACTCGCAAAAGGAAAGTATGTTTTTCTCAAGGCGGAAACTGCTGTGCTCACCAAGTCAAAGTCAAAACAAAACGTTGTCCAGGTGGATTTCTTGTGTACATGCTGCCCGCTGTGCCAACTGGGAATGGCCGTTATTGTGGCCATGCGA GACGGACAAAACCTACCAAACCTGCATCTACCACCAAGCCAGCTACCACTACACCGGTGCATACTGGTGAAGACCAAGCTCATCCTGGCCAGTCATGCAAGGTTATCAAAACTGAAAACCCTCTCGGTGGGTCTGGACTATATTGGATTAATCCGGACGGAGGAAAGGTATTCCAAGCGTATTGCGATCAAGAATTTGATGGTGGTGGATGGACACTGGTATACAGTTACAACTTCACAAATTATCG GAATTTTGCAAGTGGAACTAATGCAGTTTGGCCACGTCCATCGTGGCCTGCCAATGGTGACATCCCAGAGAGCAAGATTACACCGTTAAGTGAAACGGAGCCTGGAGCAATGGACTTCAAGCTATGGAAACTTATTGGGCACCAATTCATGGTGAAGTCTAATATAAACCACTGGATCGTATGTACTGAAGGAGAGGGAAGCTTAGTGGAATATAAGAAAGGAAGTCTTAACTGCCGCGTCGTAAAAATCATCGCCGCTGCCTGTCAAAATGTGGCACCAGATGAGATTCGCTTGCTAACCAAAGAAGCAGCTGGCAATTATGGTCCTCATCTATGGAACACAAAGAGTCCAACGTGGTTGAAGACCTACTACTACTGGGAGAGTTCTACTCAGAGTGGAAACTGGCCAACACACGACCCTTGCGGACAAAATGGCTTGTCACATGTCAAGAACGTGCAAAATCCTCATGGGAATATATACATTCGTTGA